A region from the Vicinamibacterales bacterium genome encodes:
- a CDS encoding HAD family acid phosphatase, producing the protein MRASLVSLVLLVSMAACAPKQAPVATGPAPPPAAATATPAAPDSVRWVRESAEYRAALYQVYRLATARVEQAAAARPPGSWAVVLDADETVIDNSTYQLERARLGLGFTAPSWNAWVKRREATPLPGAAAFLSRVKALGGRIAIVTNRLQSECEDTQAVFTAHALVFDAMLCREDGTPSDKNPRFDAVAAGRSPASSAPTDIVAFVGDNILDFPRLAQSSKAQGAPAFTDFGVRYFLVPNPMYGSWQ; encoded by the coding sequence ATGCGCGCATCATTGGTGTCCCTCGTCTTGTTGGTGTCGATGGCGGCCTGTGCGCCGAAGCAGGCGCCGGTCGCCACTGGGCCCGCCCCGCCGCCCGCCGCGGCAACCGCGACGCCCGCCGCTCCCGACAGCGTCCGCTGGGTTCGTGAGTCCGCCGAGTACCGCGCCGCCCTCTACCAGGTGTACCGGCTCGCGACCGCGCGCGTGGAACAGGCGGCCGCGGCGCGGCCGCCAGGGAGCTGGGCCGTGGTCCTCGATGCCGACGAAACCGTGATTGACAACTCGACCTATCAGCTCGAGCGGGCCCGTCTCGGTCTCGGCTTCACGGCGCCGAGCTGGAATGCGTGGGTGAAGCGCCGCGAGGCGACGCCGCTGCCGGGGGCCGCGGCGTTCCTGTCGCGCGTGAAAGCACTCGGCGGGCGCATTGCCATCGTCACCAACCGGCTGCAATCCGAGTGCGAAGACACGCAGGCCGTGTTCACCGCGCATGCGCTGGTGTTCGACGCGATGCTGTGCCGCGAGGACGGCACGCCGTCCGACAAGAACCCCCGCTTCGACGCGGTGGCCGCCGGCCGATCGCCGGCCAGCAGCGCGCCGACCGACATCGTCGCGTTCGTCGGCGACAACATTCTCGACTTCCCGCGGCTCGCGCAATCGAGCAAGGCGCAAGGGGCGCCGGCGTTCACCGATTTCGGCGTCAGGTATTTCCTCGTCCCGAACCCCATGTATGGGAGCTGGCAATAA
- a CDS encoding OmpH family outer membrane protein, with translation MRVFAVVVALSMVLTASPSFAQAPAAPAKPAAPAPAPAPAAAAPQAPAPTPAQPPAPRPFPQGAKVAYVVLQRIANESADGRVATTRIQALQQKKAAELTNKQQQLTTLQAKLEKEGSVMSASAAADLQKQIEKINVEVQRFTQDAQAEVQELQQALQNEFQQRLEPVLQVVAQEMGLQFIFNGPDAGLVWADAALDISSEIIKKLDSAKPVTAKPAAPTKPPGR, from the coding sequence ATGAGAGTTTTTGCTGTCGTTGTTGCGCTCAGCATGGTGCTGACCGCGTCTCCCTCGTTCGCCCAGGCCCCGGCGGCCCCGGCCAAGCCTGCGGCTCCGGCCCCGGCCCCGGCTCCGGCCGCGGCGGCCCCCCAGGCGCCCGCGCCGACGCCGGCCCAGCCGCCCGCGCCGCGCCCGTTCCCGCAGGGTGCCAAGGTCGCGTACGTCGTGCTGCAGCGGATCGCCAACGAATCGGCCGACGGCCGCGTCGCGACCACCCGCATCCAGGCGCTCCAGCAGAAGAAGGCGGCCGAGCTGACCAACAAGCAGCAGCAGCTGACCACCCTCCAGGCCAAGCTCGAAAAAGAAGGCTCGGTCATGAGTGCGTCGGCGGCGGCCGATCTGCAGAAGCAGATCGAGAAGATCAACGTCGAAGTGCAGCGCTTCACGCAGGACGCGCAGGCCGAAGTGCAGGAACTGCAGCAGGCGCTGCAGAACGAGTTCCAGCAGCGCCTCGAACCGGTCCTCCAGGTGGTGGCCCAGGAGATGGGCCTGCAGTTCATCTTCAACGGCCCTGACGCCGGCCTGGTGTGGGCGGATGCCGCTCTCGACATCTCGAGCGAAATCATCAAGAAGCTCGATTCGGCCAAGCCCGTCACGGCGAAGCCGGCTGCGCCCACCAAGCCGCCCGGCCGGTGA
- a CDS encoding ATP-dependent Clp protease ATP-binding subunit: MSSRGQRRRISPRSRWRRRMFERYTERARRVLFFARYEASQLGSISIETEHLLLGLIREGKGLTSRIFARSHLSLENIRKDIEGRTVFREKVSTSVEIPFSAETKRVLQYAAEEADRLLHNYIGTEHLLLGILREERSVAATILMEKGMRLHQVREDIVQLLNEKTSLTRVKETPLLAEFSRDLTEAAMKNSLDPLVGRDYELERVQQVLCRRTKNNAVLIGEPGVGKTAIVEGLAQKIVYGDVPHFLADKRLLALDISLIVAGTKYRGQFEERLKAIMKELTDNPHIIVFIDELHTLVGAGSAEGSLDAANILKPALSRGEIRCIGATTPAEYRKYIEKDRSLERRFQAIKVDPPSEGETISILLGIKDRYEQFHHVEYTREALEAAVYQSSRYITDRFLPDKAIDLVDEAGARAKLREAGYSEEFGEINKSIRVAVEQMESAVSQKDFDKAQFYREQEQVARENLQFVREKFDVRSSARKVVVSRAEIDEVVSKWTGVPLSSINQDESDKLIRMEADLHKRVISQERAISAVSRAIRRSRAGLKSPNRPVGSFMFLGPTGVGKTELARALASFLFGSENALIRFDMSEYMEKHSVSKLIGSPPGYVGHEEGGQLTEKVKRNPYSVVLLDEIEKAHPDIFNILLQVFEDGHLTDGLGNRVNFKNAILIMTSNIGARFIQKKASMGFQSDNSGDAAKGVQEMVLGEVKRTFNPEFINRVDELIVFEALTDDDLRKILSLLVELLNVNLLDRRMKVIMSPEVADWIIDITCKDRSYGARPLRRAIQRYIEDPLAEELIRGNLQGGEIEVYLEGGQLAYRPAGQPVVAGRRLSSNV; encoded by the coding sequence ATGTCGTCAAGGGGGCAGCGGCGGCGGATTAGTCCCCGTAGCCGTTGGCGGAGGCGGATGTTCGAGCGATATACCGAACGAGCCAGGCGGGTTCTATTCTTTGCCCGCTATGAAGCGAGCCAGCTCGGAAGCATCTCGATTGAAACCGAGCATCTGCTTCTGGGGTTGATCCGTGAGGGCAAGGGCCTCACGAGCCGGATCTTTGCCCGCTCGCACCTGTCCCTCGAAAACATCCGCAAAGACATCGAAGGCCGCACGGTCTTCCGCGAGAAGGTTTCGACGTCGGTCGAAATCCCGTTCAGCGCCGAAACCAAGCGCGTGCTCCAGTACGCCGCGGAAGAGGCCGATCGGCTCCTGCACAACTACATCGGCACCGAACACCTGCTGCTGGGCATCCTCCGCGAGGAGCGCTCGGTGGCGGCGACCATCCTCATGGAAAAGGGGATGCGCCTCCACCAGGTGCGCGAAGACATCGTCCAGTTGCTGAACGAGAAGACGTCGCTGACGCGCGTGAAGGAAACGCCGCTGCTGGCCGAGTTCAGCCGCGACCTGACCGAGGCGGCGATGAAGAACTCGCTCGATCCGCTGGTCGGCCGCGACTACGAATTGGAGCGCGTGCAGCAGGTGCTGTGCCGCCGCACCAAGAACAACGCCGTGCTGATCGGCGAGCCCGGCGTCGGCAAGACCGCGATTGTCGAGGGCCTGGCGCAGAAGATCGTCTACGGCGACGTCCCGCACTTCCTCGCCGACAAGCGCCTGCTGGCACTCGACATCTCGCTGATCGTGGCGGGCACCAAGTATCGCGGCCAGTTCGAAGAGCGCCTCAAGGCGATCATGAAGGAACTGACCGACAACCCGCACATCATCGTGTTCATCGACGAGCTGCACACGCTGGTCGGGGCCGGGTCGGCGGAAGGCTCGCTCGACGCCGCCAACATCCTGAAGCCGGCGCTCAGCCGCGGCGAGATCCGCTGCATTGGCGCCACCACGCCGGCCGAGTACCGCAAGTACATCGAGAAGGACCGCTCGCTCGAGCGCCGCTTCCAGGCGATCAAGGTCGATCCGCCGTCGGAAGGGGAGACGATCTCGATCCTGCTGGGGATCAAGGATCGCTACGAGCAGTTCCACCACGTCGAATACACGCGCGAGGCGCTGGAGGCCGCGGTCTACCAGTCGAGCCGCTACATCACCGACCGCTTCCTGCCCGACAAGGCCATCGACCTGGTGGACGAAGCGGGCGCGCGCGCCAAGCTGCGCGAGGCCGGCTACAGCGAGGAATTCGGCGAGATCAACAAGAGCATCCGCGTCGCCGTCGAGCAGATGGAAAGCGCGGTGTCGCAGAAGGACTTCGACAAGGCGCAGTTCTATCGCGAGCAGGAGCAGGTGGCGCGCGAGAACCTGCAGTTCGTGCGCGAGAAGTTCGACGTGCGGTCGAGCGCGCGCAAGGTCGTGGTGTCGCGCGCCGAAATCGACGAAGTGGTGTCGAAGTGGACCGGCGTGCCGCTGTCGTCGATCAACCAGGACGAAAGCGACAAGCTGATTCGCATGGAGGCCGACCTCCACAAGCGCGTGATCAGCCAGGAGCGCGCCATCTCGGCGGTGTCGCGCGCCATCCGCCGTTCGCGGGCCGGGCTCAAGAGCCCGAACCGCCCGGTCGGCAGCTTCATGTTCCTCGGGCCCACGGGCGTCGGCAAGACCGAGCTCGCCCGCGCGCTCGCCAGCTTCCTGTTCGGCAGCGAAAACGCCCTGATCCGCTTCGACATGTCGGAATACATGGAGAAGCATTCGGTGTCGAAGCTGATCGGCTCGCCTCCGGGCTACGTCGGCCACGAAGAGGGCGGCCAGCTCACCGAAAAGGTGAAGCGCAACCCGTACTCGGTGGTGCTGCTCGACGAGATCGAGAAGGCGCACCCGGACATCTTCAACATCCTGCTGCAGGTCTTCGAAGACGGCCACCTCACGGACGGCCTGGGAAACCGCGTCAACTTCAAGAACGCGATCCTGATCATGACCTCGAACATCGGCGCCCGCTTCATCCAGAAGAAGGCGTCGATGGGCTTCCAGTCGGACAACTCCGGCGATGCCGCCAAGGGCGTGCAGGAAATGGTGCTCGGCGAGGTGAAGCGCACCTTCAACCCCGAGTTCATCAACCGCGTGGACGAGCTGATCGTGTTCGAGGCGCTGACCGACGACGACCTGCGCAAGATCCTGTCGTTGCTGGTCGAGCTGCTGAACGTCAACCTGCTCGATCGGCGGATGAAGGTGATCATGTCGCCCGAGGTGGCCGACTGGATCATCGACATCACGTGTAAGGACCGTTCCTACGGCGCGCGCCCGTTGCGCCGGGCCATTCAGCGCTACATCGAAGACCCCCTGGCCGAGGAGCTCATCCGGGGCAACCTGCAGGGCGGCGAAATCGAGGTCTACCTGGAAGGGGGCCAATTGGCCTACCGTCCGGCAGGCCAGCCGGTCGTCGCAGGCCGCCGATTGAGTTCGAACGTCTAA
- the bamA gene encoding outer membrane protein assembly factor BamA, which yields MSQTELRFHPVNESIIEPQTYLYYIQTPFSRPSDGAWTPYNEATEKSLLDDFKRLWATGFLDNLWIETLDEPFENGVMGKRVIYHMEERPRVKIVDYTGSTKVERTKIDEKMKELGISLRLDSFLDQAVVKRVQGLVKSFMAEKGYEFAEVTPLVEPLPTGPKLVKVTFDVKEGPKVKVRTINFNGNVAVSDRTLGRQMKSTKAHNWLSWIGGKGTYQESKFEEDAEKIVEYYRNKGYISARVGSPEIKTLEDSVDKETRWVELNVPVDEGPRFKVGVFKFEGNKVVKTEFLEPLFKLKPGDWYSDKPIRNGLIKSREVYGGGGYFEFTGFPDLEPVAAAEGPVAGPAEPTVNVTMRMQEGEQYFVNRLTFVGNTTTRDNVIRREVRLVEGGVFNTESLKYSVKRLNQLGYFKPLEEGQGIDVQKTPGSKNEVDVTLKLEEQNRNQLTFGAGVSQFEGFFGQLSFQTSNFLGRGEALTVSLQMGSRSENYQIAFSEPFLFDRNITGGVDVYKRTLRYIDQFTQEATGGNVTMGFPLAGFSRMFMVYSYEAVKVSDLNPVYYSDELVRRNPYLADSLLIGEGGRRTISKVTPSFVHNTVDNPIFPNSGTRLTGSIDLAGLGGNTNFLKPRFEYARFQPLNRRTSFGFRTQLEWIKPYGSTTSIPITEALYLGGEYTIRGYDIRSIGPRDPQNQYLVLGGNKSMLFNVEYLINIAGPVRLVLFYDTGQVRTIGQKFAMKEDITETVDPSAPTLYDPYTTTTLVNPNAPPTFQQVVGQTSAFKTSTGAEIRFFMPVLNVPFRLIFAYNPQRFGVLDNSLRPAKKFTFKFAVGSTF from the coding sequence GTGTCGCAGACCGAATTGCGGTTCCACCCGGTCAACGAGTCGATCATCGAGCCGCAGACCTACCTCTATTACATCCAGACGCCGTTCAGCCGCCCCTCCGATGGCGCCTGGACGCCGTACAACGAGGCGACCGAGAAGTCGCTGTTGGACGACTTCAAGCGGTTGTGGGCCACCGGCTTCCTCGACAACCTGTGGATTGAAACGCTCGACGAGCCCTTCGAGAACGGCGTGATGGGCAAGCGCGTGATTTACCACATGGAAGAGCGCCCGCGCGTGAAGATCGTGGACTACACCGGGTCCACCAAGGTCGAGCGCACGAAGATCGACGAGAAGATGAAGGAGCTGGGCATCTCGCTCCGGCTCGACTCCTTCCTCGATCAGGCCGTGGTCAAGCGCGTGCAGGGCCTGGTCAAGAGCTTCATGGCCGAGAAGGGCTACGAGTTCGCCGAGGTCACGCCGCTGGTCGAGCCGCTGCCGACCGGGCCGAAGCTCGTGAAGGTGACCTTCGACGTCAAGGAAGGCCCCAAGGTCAAGGTCCGCACCATCAACTTCAACGGCAACGTCGCCGTCAGCGACCGCACGCTGGGCCGCCAGATGAAGTCCACCAAGGCGCATAACTGGCTGTCGTGGATCGGCGGCAAGGGCACCTACCAGGAATCAAAGTTCGAGGAAGACGCCGAAAAGATCGTCGAGTACTACCGCAACAAGGGCTACATCTCGGCGCGCGTCGGCTCGCCCGAGATCAAGACCCTGGAAGACAGCGTTGACAAGGAGACCCGCTGGGTCGAGCTCAACGTGCCGGTGGACGAGGGCCCGCGCTTCAAGGTGGGCGTGTTCAAGTTCGAGGGCAACAAGGTCGTCAAGACCGAGTTCCTGGAGCCGCTGTTCAAGTTGAAGCCGGGCGACTGGTACAGCGACAAGCCGATCCGCAACGGCCTGATCAAGTCGCGCGAAGTCTACGGCGGCGGCGGCTACTTCGAGTTCACCGGGTTCCCCGACCTCGAGCCGGTGGCCGCGGCCGAAGGGCCGGTGGCCGGCCCGGCCGAGCCCACCGTCAACGTCACGATGCGCATGCAGGAGGGCGAGCAGTACTTCGTCAACCGCCTGACCTTCGTCGGCAACACCACGACCCGCGACAACGTGATTCGCCGCGAGGTGCGGCTGGTCGAGGGCGGCGTCTTCAACACTGAGTCGCTGAAGTACAGCGTCAAGCGGCTGAACCAGCTGGGCTACTTCAAGCCGCTGGAAGAAGGCCAGGGCATCGACGTCCAGAAGACGCCCGGCTCGAAGAACGAAGTGGACGTCACGCTGAAGCTGGAAGAGCAGAACCGCAATCAGCTGACGTTTGGCGCCGGCGTGTCGCAGTTCGAGGGCTTCTTCGGTCAGCTCTCGTTCCAGACCTCGAACTTCCTGGGCCGCGGCGAGGCGCTCACCGTGTCGCTGCAGATGGGCTCACGGTCGGAGAACTACCAGATCGCCTTCTCGGAGCCGTTCCTGTTCGACCGCAACATCACGGGCGGTGTTGACGTCTACAAGCGGACCCTGCGCTACATCGACCAGTTCACGCAGGAAGCGACCGGCGGCAACGTGACCATGGGCTTCCCGTTGGCCGGCTTCTCGCGCATGTTCATGGTCTACAGCTACGAGGCGGTCAAGGTCTCCGACCTGAACCCCGTCTATTATTCCGACGAGCTCGTCCGCCGCAATCCCTATCTGGCCGATTCGCTGCTGATCGGCGAGGGCGGCCGCCGCACGATCAGCAAGGTCACGCCCAGCTTCGTGCACAACACGGTGGACAACCCGATCTTCCCGAACAGCGGCACCCGCCTCACCGGCTCGATCGACCTCGCCGGCCTCGGCGGGAACACCAACTTCCTCAAGCCGCGATTCGAGTACGCGCGGTTCCAGCCGCTCAACCGGCGGACCTCGTTCGGGTTCCGGACGCAGTTGGAGTGGATCAAGCCGTACGGCAGCACGACGAGCATCCCGATCACCGAGGCGCTGTATCTTGGCGGCGAGTACACCATCCGCGGCTACGACATCCGCTCGATCGGTCCTCGCGACCCGCAGAATCAGTACTTGGTGCTGGGCGGCAACAAGAGCATGCTCTTCAACGTCGAGTACCTGATCAACATCGCCGGTCCGGTCCGCCTGGTGTTGTTCTACGACACCGGCCAGGTGCGGACCATCGGCCAGAAGTTCGCGATGAAGGAAGACATCACCGAAACGGTGGACCCGAGCGCGCCGACCCTCTACGACCCGTACACGACGACGACGCTGGTGAACCCCAATGCGCCGCCGACGTTCCAGCAGGTGGTCGGGCAGACCAGCGCGTTCAAGACTTCCACGGGCGCCGAAATCCGGTTCTTCATGCCGGTGCTGAACGTGCCGTTCCGCCTGATTTTCGCGTATAACCCACAGCGGTTCGGCGTGCTCGACAACAGCCTGCGCCCGGCCAAGAAGTTCACGTTCAAGTTCGCGGTGGGCTCGACGTTCTAG
- the solA gene encoding N-methyl-L-tryptophan oxidase, with product MGSIGEASGFDVIVIGLGGMGSAAAAHAASRGQRVLGIEQFQPAHANGSSHGRSRVIRLAYFEDPAYVPLLRRAYELWRRLETDTGRRLLQITGGLMIGAPDSDVVSGSLRSAREHDLAHEMLDAAEIHRRFPPFTPRQGTVAFYEKEAGSLFPEEAIRAHLDVAVDNGAHLHFDEPVTDWRITSSETVEVTTTRSKYEAGRLILAPGSWASQLLKLDWLPLEVEPQVLYWFDPSGGAAPYAADRFPIYIWDLGEGGQFYGFPAEEDGRVKVAFFRTRNGDEPSMRAALAPCLPSLASGALVETASCKYTLTPDHHFVIGLHPDHEQVVIASPCSGHGYKFASVIGEILADLATGGATRHAIALFDPRRFR from the coding sequence ATGGGGTCCATCGGTGAGGCGTCCGGCTTCGACGTGATCGTGATCGGGCTTGGCGGCATGGGCAGCGCCGCGGCCGCCCATGCGGCGTCTCGCGGCCAGCGCGTGCTCGGCATCGAGCAGTTTCAGCCCGCGCACGCGAACGGGTCGAGCCACGGCCGCTCGCGCGTGATCAGGCTGGCTTACTTCGAGGATCCCGCCTACGTGCCGCTGCTGCGCCGCGCCTACGAGTTGTGGCGGCGTCTCGAGACCGACACCGGGCGGCGGCTCCTGCAGATCACCGGCGGGCTGATGATTGGCGCGCCCGACAGCGACGTGGTCAGCGGCAGCCTCCGCAGCGCCCGCGAGCACGACCTCGCTCACGAAATGCTCGACGCCGCGGAAATCCACCGCCGGTTCCCGCCCTTCACGCCCCGTCAAGGAACTGTCGCTTTCTACGAAAAGGAAGCAGGTTCACTTTTCCCGGAAGAAGCGATTCGGGCCCATTTGGATGTCGCGGTCGATAACGGCGCGCACCTGCATTTCGACGAGCCGGTCACAGACTGGCGCATCACGTCGTCGGAGACGGTCGAAGTCACGACCACTCGATCGAAGTACGAGGCCGGGCGGCTCATCCTGGCGCCCGGCTCGTGGGCGTCTCAGCTCTTGAAGCTGGATTGGCTGCCGCTCGAAGTCGAGCCGCAAGTGCTGTATTGGTTCGATCCTTCGGGCGGGGCGGCGCCGTATGCCGCGGATCGCTTCCCGATCTACATCTGGGACCTCGGTGAGGGGGGGCAGTTCTATGGCTTTCCGGCGGAGGAGGATGGCCGCGTCAAGGTGGCATTCTTCAGGACCAGGAACGGTGACGAGCCCTCGATGCGGGCCGCGCTGGCGCCGTGCCTGCCGTCGCTCGCGTCCGGAGCGCTCGTCGAGACCGCCTCCTGCAAGTACACGCTCACGCCCGATCATCATTTCGTGATCGGCCTCCATCCGGATCACGAGCAGGTGGTCATTGCCTCGCCGTGCTCGGGTCACGGCTACAAGTTCGCGAGCGTGATTGGCGAGATTCTCGCCGACCTGGCCACCGGCGGGGCAACACGCCACGCCATCGCATTGTTCGATCCACGACGATTCCGGTGA
- a CDS encoding NAD(P)-dependent oxidoreductase, protein MANTIGFIGLGLMGKPMALNLLKKGFPVVVHSRSRGPVDELVAAGATAVNSPAEVAKAASRIVTMLPDGPDVALVLEGANGIFSAMQRGTVIVDSSTIAPATAKRLAAATAERGGQFLDAPVSGGEIGAIAGTLAFMVGGEASALETMRPAISAMGSPEKIVHVGDSGAGQICKACNQIVLGGTMAVVAEAIALSRKAGVDPMKVRAALMGGFAQSRVLDVHGERMITGNWKPGFKAKFFKKDLGIAMNTLSDNGVPAVASAVVTQLVNAQIAAGEGEEDYSGFAKAIFKLANL, encoded by the coding sequence ATGGCAAACACCATTGGCTTCATCGGACTGGGCCTCATGGGCAAGCCCATGGCCCTCAACCTCCTGAAGAAGGGCTTCCCCGTCGTCGTCCACAGCCGCAGCCGCGGTCCGGTGGACGAACTGGTGGCGGCGGGCGCCACGGCGGTCAACTCCCCCGCCGAGGTCGCGAAGGCGGCATCGCGAATCGTGACGATGCTGCCGGACGGCCCCGACGTGGCCCTCGTCCTCGAAGGCGCTAACGGGATCTTCAGCGCCATGCAGCGCGGCACGGTGATCGTTGACTCATCGACCATTGCGCCGGCCACCGCGAAGCGCCTGGCGGCGGCGACGGCGGAACGTGGCGGGCAGTTCCTGGATGCGCCGGTCAGCGGCGGCGAGATCGGCGCCATCGCCGGCACGCTCGCCTTCATGGTCGGCGGCGAGGCGTCGGCCCTCGAGACCATGCGGCCGGCGATCTCGGCCATGGGCTCGCCGGAGAAGATCGTCCACGTCGGCGACTCCGGCGCCGGGCAGATCTGCAAGGCGTGCAACCAGATCGTGCTGGGCGGCACGATGGCGGTGGTGGCCGAGGCCATCGCGCTGTCGCGCAAGGCCGGCGTCGATCCGATGAAGGTGCGCGCCGCGCTGATGGGCGGCTTCGCGCAAAGCCGCGTCCTCGACGTCCACGGCGAGCGCATGATCACCGGCAACTGGAAGCCGGGGTTCAAGGCGAAGTTCTTCAAGAAGGACCTCGGCATCGCCATGAACACGCTGAGTGACAACGGCGTGCCGGCAGTGGCCAGCGCCGTCGTCACGCAGTTGGTCAACGCGCAGATCGCCGCCGGCGAGGGCGAAGAGGATTACTCGGGCTTCGCCAAGGCCATCTTCAAGCTCGCGAACCTGTAG
- the lpxA gene encoding acyl-ACP--UDP-N-acetylglucosamine O-acyltransferase, which translates to MIAGFPAVLDRLNHRFPSLLVDSIDEHEPGKRMVAVKNVTVNEDFFQGHFPGKPLMPAVLMIEALTQVAAALLLDRGGAYATSRVHLRGVDGAKFRRQVVPGDRLKLTVTLAEPTGSLVRAAAVAEVDGQTVAEAELLLMLTPGAQIDPSARVHEGAEVGAGTTVDAFATIGPKVRIGRNCKIGASAVIDGNTTIGDGTEIYPFASIGLPPQDLKYRGEDTRLVIGQNNIFREFVTIHRGTAGGGGVTTIGDRNLFMNYVHVAHDCHVGNETIFGPHATLGGHVSVSDFVNVSAGSAVHQFCRVGPYAFIGGYSVITKDALPYGRTVGSRPARVFGLNLIGLRRRGFTDDSLKKLRAAYRYLTQSKLNTSQALARIETDPALACPEVENLVQFIRTASRGVILRRAGKKAEESGED; encoded by the coding sequence GTGATTGCCGGATTCCCCGCGGTTCTCGATCGCCTGAACCATCGCTTTCCCTCGCTCCTCGTCGACAGCATCGACGAGCATGAGCCGGGAAAGCGGATGGTGGCGGTCAAGAACGTCACCGTCAACGAAGACTTCTTCCAGGGCCACTTCCCGGGCAAGCCCCTGATGCCCGCGGTGCTCATGATCGAAGCGCTGACGCAGGTCGCCGCGGCGCTGCTGCTCGATCGCGGCGGCGCCTATGCGACGTCGCGGGTCCACCTGCGCGGCGTCGATGGCGCCAAGTTCCGCCGGCAGGTCGTGCCGGGGGACCGCCTCAAACTCACCGTCACGCTCGCCGAACCCACGGGCTCGCTGGTTCGCGCCGCGGCCGTGGCTGAAGTGGACGGGCAGACCGTCGCCGAGGCCGAGCTGCTCCTGATGCTCACGCCCGGCGCCCAGATCGATCCGTCGGCGCGCGTGCACGAGGGCGCCGAGGTCGGCGCCGGCACCACGGTCGATGCCTTTGCCACCATCGGTCCCAAGGTGCGCATCGGCCGCAACTGCAAGATCGGCGCCTCGGCCGTCATCGACGGCAACACCACCATCGGCGACGGCACCGAGATCTATCCGTTCGCCTCGATTGGCCTGCCGCCGCAGGACCTGAAGTACCGCGGCGAAGACACCCGCCTGGTGATCGGCCAGAACAACATCTTCCGCGAGTTCGTCACCATCCACCGCGGCACCGCCGGCGGCGGCGGCGTGACGACCATCGGCGACCGCAACCTGTTCATGAACTACGTGCACGTGGCGCACGACTGCCACGTCGGCAACGAGACCATCTTCGGGCCGCATGCGACGCTCGGCGGCCACGTCTCGGTGTCGGACTTCGTCAACGTCAGCGCCGGGTCGGCGGTGCACCAGTTCTGCCGGGTCGGGCCCTACGCGTTCATCGGCGGTTATTCGGTGATCACCAAGGACGCGCTGCCGTACGGGCGCACGGTGGGCAGCCGGCCGGCACGCGTGTTCGGCCTCAACCTGATCGGCCTGCGCCGCCGCGGCTTCACCGACGACTCCCTGAAGAAGCTGCGTGCCGCCTACCGCTACCTGACGCAGTCGAAGCTCAATACGTCCCAGGCCCTGGCCCGCATCGAGACGGATCCGGCCCTGGCCTGTCCCGAAGTCGAGAACCTCGTGCAGTTCATCCGCACGGCGTCGCGCGGCGTCATTTTGCGCCGCGCCGGCAAGAAGGCGGAAGAGTCCGGCGAAGACTGA